The Aphis gossypii isolate Hap1 unplaced genomic scaffold, ASM2018417v2 Contig00050, whole genome shotgun sequence genomic interval tgttaatgaattatcatactatcataaatctattaataataatatactacataatttaaaataatataagtttaaaaacattgcTAAATAAACTAGTtaagctttatttttaattattatttattagtaattattttaactgttaaatgattatattgagtaaaatatgtgtaagtaaacaaattactatttcatagtaacaacaataacatattactaatatgatttgtaatattatcttagagaataaaaagaaataatttaaaatattgtaatagatcatccaacaatattattttgtaatcatCTAAAAATCCTAAGAAACACATacttagtacattttttttttaacattaaaatgataaaaattgtattttcttgaaatcaaattattttattctgattagtatattagtattttactaaatttctTCTGTGACAAAACGGTTTAATAGaagtatgattaatttttcgatttcaataccttttaaaaatgtaatgagtaataacaaaataaatagaatagtgGTTAGAAACTTATATGGTTTTGTTATGAatactagtatattatgttatcataattatattgtaaatactaaacaaaaaattgataatgctCAGATAGTCAGATTATAAGTGAGTATAAATTACAGCAACAAAATACTGAACATTAAacttaagtacttaaaaacaggagtgatataatatgatgattatattaaatcaggGAATTACATATCTGGATTTTGAGTGATGGATGTTTCAgatattgtataaatcaaatatttgaatcaaaattgaaaacaaacatTAGTGTgctcataatcataatttggATTAATACACATATTGAGTGATTCAGGAAAAActtcactaaaaaatatttaactatatacctatttaatttaaagaatatttttttaaatattgttttaactaataaaatatgaatagtacatacctatacttttgattatttatacaatttgtattcaaatagttgcctaaattaaaacaattttatttcaaaacaaagtataagatattataaccTGTTCAAACGTTATCATTATATGCCTTTTTCCCTGTGATATTTGAACCCcaactatagtaatatatattaataaattatgaattaataaaatattaaatagtaaagttCACACATTTATACAAGGAAATGAACACTCACTTCTGATTGATGGTGCCGTTCCAAGCAACTCTTAAAAAGTCTATTTGTAATGTTGACTGACTTTTCAATTGCTGAAGGTGAACTATCCAAATTAATATCTGAAATGCTTAGGGTAACGTACATAGTGGGTTTGAATACTTCTATGATATCCATGTATCtaaatacaacatattttaataaatagtataaatgtataattgtgattcttagaaaaaattaagatgtcataaaaatgttaaaactttGTTGtcttaagataaaataattattttctgaaacataaaactaagcaaaaaatcaaaataagataatttacttgttctattatgaattaaacacAGTGCCGGCAATAGAGTCATTGGCGCCCTGGGCAAGTAAACAAATATGCGCATCTCCCCATATAATTAGTAgtcgttttatataattgacgCGTCCCCCTTTCAACAAGCGCACTTGGCGTAGGCCCAGGTCGTCAATCTCAAACACCGGCCCTGATTAAACATATAGGTGGTTGATTTAAgtgagataaaaaataaaacaaaatataactttttataacattttaaattaattaaaatagataaattgtttattattgatgtaatttacaatatttaaataactgtaatatttacttttcataGTTTATTAACTGATTTCCGCTTTTAGTTTTAACAGCAACACtatcttttttattgtaaccTTGAAGGTTATCCACAGCACAGTCAGTTATTGAGCAGCACGACAAGTACttctaaaaaatgaaaattttgaatatttatataaaatatattcaataaaacttaacaacacaaatatatttaagtaaaaattatgttagtaaattattagttacttTGTGTTGTATgtgaatgatattaaattttaaagaaattaattaactacaattagatacaataatattaaaaatataacctaatgaaatttaataaactactattaactattaagccATTAAGGGATAGATAGTCCAGTTACAATAGAGGCTAGACagttagaaattttaaagttgCCCCAAAAACCACCTCTGCTCCTATCATaagttaaatgttttgttataacttttaagtacctacaaaattgtttaaattaagactcctgaataaattaaaatgaaaatcattaatttttaatatctaaataaaaaaattataaacaataatgcttgaaaataaaattataattctagtGCAACTACATACTCTAGCTATTAACAagtgtttaattgtttaaatgaatattatagtgactagtgtttgtaatgtaattaatatatacctcaAGACCAACAAACGCATTGAGACCGTGATTAAACTCTTTCAATGGTTGGTAGAAACTCAGACATGTCGGCAATGGGAAATTAAATAACGCCTGATCATCAGGCAAAATTTTTTCGAATACTTCTCTCGATATGTATGGGACACTTCCACACTAGAAAAatcgcaaaaataaaatacattattgtaaagaATATGGTATTTCTTACTTTAGTGTAAAACATGAACGCCGGAGTATCAACTTGAGAGTTTGAATGTTTCAACGTCCCAAGTCTGGGTCCGTTTGTCAATGGTATGCCATTGTGTCTGTCCGTGACAACTGAAAACAAAGCTTGCTCCATCGATGATATTTATAGGAAAACGACGTCAGAGGACAAAATAAGTAAGAAGgtggtatataatagtatactcgTGTTTTCAATGAAGgtgaaatgtacaaaaaaattaaattatataaaatctaaacatgttttcaatttcaaatacttCCTCGCATATTGACCATGCCGGTTAATCGTTATCAGTTTTTCAGTCATGGTcactgagatagataagaatatactGGAGCGCGGACTATGATGTAAATAAGGGCAGATGTAGTTTTCGTTACCCCCACTCCTGTATGGCAAGAAATTGAACTTCCATACCAATAACATTGAAAGACtacacattttaagtttttaacttgACACAACTCTGAGATAAATGGTCGTATTACGTTAACTTTGgtatcaacatttttgtttttatgtgtacttcaaacttgtatttacaaaaaataaaaactctgaacaacatttttatttattattgtaataactcaGGTTTGTTGAATGCATTTATTCTGCTCAAAAACATTATGattaatgacaaaaaattTCATTGATATACCAATACattcacaaaaacaaaacaaatatgtcagtggtttaaaaattatttatagggtATATCTTATATGTACCCTATATTTAGATTCAATACTCGGTGTTTCTTATACAATGATTcctaaagtaaatttaatataatttaaaaaaaaataaatgcaatacaatgattaaatgttcttaaattaaaaatgtgtagtcttcatcattattaacttaaacaaaaattgcccatagtacatattttgtattttactataaatgtaaacagataatttaaataatatttacagtgagagtataaattatatttttatctttttggagataaaatgaatactacctatattaaaataaaatttatttttattataaatattataaatattataataaattattttttttaatttatttattatttaataatataattaactttttagtaaaaattgtgttatttatgctacatttcttaatataatgtagatgTTAAGAATATTTCTTTCTCATCATTTTACTCTATAACTCAAATAACTACTCAAATAACTGTTCAtactaaaacagtttttaggaaaaaataaattcacatatttattatttttcatttataatttattttaaaaaatgtatgtattattattagttgaaaatcttaattatttacttaataattataatataaatgtgttatttattgcTGATTATTTTTTGGTGTACAACTATTAAACAGAGCTTCTTTAATTGTTTGAGACATTAATCCACATAGTATTTCAATTGTAGCTTTATTACTATCCTTAGTAGCtttaaccaatttattttctgttttactACGGTCAACAGGCTCGAAAAATGTACGACTCAAAGAAGTGTCAGCTTGTTCAAGTTTATCAGAAAGATCATTGATTTGGCCAGTTAAGTATTCAGCATTGGTTATTAAACTGGATGAACTTAAAGTGTTCACCCAATATTTATTCCATAATGAATCCAATAAACGTCGATCCAAGGaagatttgaaataatttacttcTAATGAATAGTATTGTTTACAGTGTACTCCAAAgtcttcaattttatttaaaggaaTAGTTTGATACTCAGATGGTTCTTCGTTTGCTGGCTTATAACcctagaaattttaattttattttgaatagcattataataatagttgacaTAAAaagatcaaatattaaataaaaccttaTAAACTTACCTTGGGATAAGTACGGAATGCTCCCAAACAAACTTTACCAGCAGAAATTGTTCTAACTGGATCAATAACAATTGCAACAAAAGGttcttgaaaattttgatttaacatTTGAGTTGAAACATCAATACCCGATAACCAGCAGCCATAGCCAGGATGGCTATGATACCATCCAATAGCATTTTCTTGACGTCcaacctaaaatatttaataataaacaaaatataattataatataaaatacattttattaggtagttataaataattatttttgaagaatacacttgaaaaatacataaaaaaaaataactcttttaaattatattaataatatgatcaaaaataattgaactttaaaattaactgtcacatataatatgttataggcAAATCCAGAATAAAATCCTAACATATTACaggaaaacaattaaaaattatactcgaataacttattataatttcatgagcaaaatacataactttataaatatattatagtaactgTTCACAGTTAACACCAAGTAGTTTTGCAAGCATCTTTAactgataatataaacattaaatacttaaatactatacTGAATATGAACTTACAACTTTAGCAGATTCAATATATGCAGTCATGTATTCATAGGCTTGAGCTTGAGCATTGACTCTAGTTTCTGTTCCTTCAACAGGTAAAGCAAAAGAATCCATGACAATCATAGTATTACCTTCTACTTTGCCAAGTAATAGACCCATTATTTCCAGAATGCCACCAGATCGAGCATGCATGACCATTTTGAGTAGTGCTAAtgcagatattttaatatctttaaaataatgtggactgaaaaatttaacaatatatatatcaatacaaagtattatattaataatatctaatgcaTTTGGTGAAAGGTATGGCTTATGGAAAGAGCCTTTCAACTTgcaagaaaaatacaaaaaatttaagcatGTGAAAAGTTGTTAAAGATAAATtggtaaatttcaaatttaattttaactgcaTTACACTCAACAactcataattatttgaataaatggataaatattgtacacataCGTATTAcatgtcaaaaatattattgattctaaatgaaaactaatttttatgatcAATATATGCCAGAGAattttaataccaataataatagtttatcaaaaattcaatatgaACATACTCTTTTTCCCAAGGTTTGGCAGTCAAAATatcttgttgttgttgcttGTCATATTTGAATATGTCATCGACTGTATTAACAGTTTGTACATTGTTTTCCAATTCCCATGTCTTTTTAGCAATGCTTTCTTGGGAATCCCTCGATGTAGACGCCATACTATAGAAAATAGAACCACCTAAACATGAGAATAagttaaatcataaatgttgTCTATATTGGAAGTTAAGATTATTccgaatgtttttataattttatgatatttgagtaaatagaataaataataaataaactacttaactagtaaattaattcgattaaattaataaccgaaaaaatcgaaaaataaggatgaattttatttttaagtttaaactagaaaatgtattatttaatattggtcACAGAACAAGAAAAATGGACAGTGATAAGGAAATCACTACCGAGTACCGACATGACAATGCCTAttatctcattttttttttcaaaaataaggtCTTGGTAccactgtattatatttattattgtgtatatataaatcacgGACGAAGATCACggttaaagatttaaaaatgaaaaattttagattttcgtaatttttggttcgtttttagattctgaacggagcgAAGCAGGGACGTACACAGGGGGGTGTTTTGGGTATTCAAACACCACACCCCCAAAATCCTtggtttttgtaataaaaaaattaataccaataaattaatttaattaatataatttctataccTATTGTGTATTAATATGATGGGTAcaaaagaatttgaaaaaaaaatgttgtacttttcaaaaacatacCCCCCCAAATTGTTTTCTGCGTACTTCCCTGGaatggagtgatgaatgtattgattctacAATAGTGCGATGATGTGTGCAGGAGTGTAGGACGGAGGTGCACGATAACTTGTCGgaataatgcttcaatataAAACTTCAGGGCCCAGAGGTGGTTTCTGCTGTTTCCAGTTGAAAATGAATATCCGTGGCTCATCGTAGAagtagaggtcaaaagtaagaagtttATTCCAGCAGTTTTCAAAAGGTCGGAAAACCACATAAAAGAGTAAAATGACAGATAAGCGGGAATGTTTACGCAAACCCAGTTTCGggaatctatttttttatatttgtaatgttaTAGTTAGTGTAACtccttgaaattttcaccaaatggtccaaatgtttaaattagcaTGATCTTTAtacaatgattaatatataatacataattaatagacTTATACAGATGTGTTCACCAATTTAAGAAACACTGAATTTCTCGGCCGgatttttttggaataaatcgatttttttttacatactgttggtatataaatacatatttttcgatagatttcaaaattttttgtaattttggtCTGCTCATGCCcagaaaaaactttttttttgaatagcaACACCTATGTTGAACATCATATTCAGATagatctattttttaaaagcaattTTGATGTAACAATTATGattctaaattcaaaattgactGAATAAGAGCCatgtcaatattaataaataataaaaattattattattttaaaaaatatataatatcatttaaaattagttttattgattaattttggaatattttgaatatatgtttttttttagaagtgtCATTCAAGACTAACATAATAtgggtataaaattaaatacttctaaaaaaaaatacgtacctacaatattcaaaaattaaccaataaaaactaatcttaaacgattttatacattttataaccttTTCGATTTATCAAAACATCCacttacgtatattatacgaataattatatgttatttaaaaattaaaatgtcgaCAGCAACTGGTTTAGGAACAGCATACAATTtttcttgaataataaatacctaaggGAAGTAGGcgatgacaaaataaatgtacctaggtatttaTGTACTCGGTCCTTTGTAGTTTGTCATGGGGTTGACTATGAATTATGATGGTCTTAATAATGGAAGTTCTAATATCATAGGTTAAACTACATCCATGCAAATCTATAGGGGAAAAAACCTAACCCTGTAATCTTATATCATATCTTATTATACAGCCACTATGTAGATACAATATTGAACCTATCGacatctttttataatatacatcgtgGGTGATACCACATATACCCATTGTTTTAGATTTGTATACATTCGCAAATTAAACTACAGAGATGAGTAGAATCAAGTATCAACTTAAGTTAGGTATCAAGGTATCCCACACATTTGATGTGGCAGTGAGCAGCATGCTAttctatatattctataatatacctatacctacaacTTGCAGTCGACTCCGGATTGAGGGATCTTTATCTGTGTTTACTGTTTGGTAAACAACTCAACTGATAATGATACTTACGTCTTACTCTAATGTCTATAAAgcttttctaataattattgagcataataagtatactaaCTACTAATCACAGAATATGtttttggtataaaataatctataatgaaCTATTTTTGCTGCTTCTGGTAGTTGGTGTTTAGAATCTAGTCATAAttgatacctacataatatataatataattggtaccaaaaaattaaactttcagTGTAGAGTGTAGACATTACAAAAACTCTGGAATTTTTCGTTAGACAATGACGATAACTCGTGTAGAAAAAGTTATTAGCTATTAGGGAAGTCCAGTGGCGGATTCTCATAGGGGgggatataaaatatgttcgtACATAACACGTAaaggtaataggtatttaagctttttattttttattttttctattctactaaatttacaaaacaagATTTAATTTCCACGGCCACAGGGGGGGATCTGTCTCCCATATCCCTCCCCTAGATCCGCCACTAGGGAAGTCTAATACTTGTATTGTCTATTTGTctcttattacttattattttattcagctATATACTATTAGCTTTTGAGTTTTGACTTTTGGCGGCATATTGCTGCTCGGCCTGCTCCGACGTTTATCAACAAGTTGGTCGGCAAAGTTCGGAAACTCTTCGTCGATCTTCGCGTACGGTAGGTGGGGAGCGGAAATGccggaaatattaaatattttggtttcaaATTCACAACGACTGTACTACTTTTCCGCGGCCGTCGCCTTTCCTAGATCACGCGCATTTAgatgtatataaaactaataaaattacaataaataataatatttaggttattccaatttaaaatataccattaatttttgtttataaataggtaattaataaataaagtattttgtaattttttatacaacataaatacctgtttataaatttataattaatacacaatggccaatgttaatataattacgaaTTGCGATTGACGGTTACGACTCAATAACTACTCACCACTCCTGGTATACTATATGATTCAAAATCTCAAACttcaaatatgtatgatttcaCTGGTTCCAGTAACGACTTAGATCGTCAAATCGAACAGCTTAGGCAATGCGAAATCCTCACGGAACACGACGTGAAAGTATTATGCTCTAAAGCACGTGAAATACTCATTGAAGAGAGCAACGTGCAACGCGTTGACTCGCCCGTCACGGtgagttcaataataattttactgtttattgtttaaggtACACGCTTACCcttacataaaacaatatcttCATCAACAGTCGTGTAATTTTCGTCGttccaaaaaatgtttaacctaACACTCCGTAGGTACAGATAGATCGATAGATGATTCGATGTATCTGTGTCCCGAGCGTATTGCCAAAATATGCc includes:
- the LOC126553025 gene encoding COP9 signalosome complex subunit 5-like, coding for MASTSRDSQESIAKKTWELENNVQTVNTVDDIFKYDKQQQQDILTAKPWEKDPHYFKDIKISALALLKMVMHARSGGILEIMGLLLGKVEGNTMIVMDSFALPVEGTETRVNAQAQAYEYMTAYIESAKVVGRQENAIGWYHSHPGYGCWLSGIDVSTQMLNQNFQEPFVAIVIDPVRTISAGKVCLGAFRTYPKGYKPANEEPSEYQTIPLNKIEDFGVHCKQYYSLEVNYFKSSLDRRLLDSLWNKYWVNTLSSSSLITNAEYLTGQINDLSDKLEQADTSLSRTFFEPVDRSKTENKLVKATKDSNKATIEILCGLMSQTIKEALFNSCTPKNNQQ